The Nostoc sp. PCC 7524 nucleotide sequence TTATTGTGGGTCGCTATTTCCCCCGTTGATACAGTTTCTCCAAAACTGTATCAACAGTAAATTTCACAGAAGACGCGAAGGAGCTGATCCCTCAAAGGGGTGGTAGAACTCTCCTAACGCTGTTTTGGGTATAGGGTATGGGGAAGAAATACCATGCCCTATTCCCAGCCCACATCCTAAATTTCTTTTGTCTGTATTTCAATAAACAAAAATTAGCAACAATCCGTTGCCTCAAGCGTTACATTGGTAGGAAATCTCTATTGCTCCATCAGCTTGGAGAGCAGTGTTTCTATGAATACTTCTACTTCTTTTATTGATAACTCGTCTCCCTTTAATTTTTTTAATTTCGACTTGACAACACCCCAATCCACACAAGATGCTGATTTACTTAAGCAGCTATCTTTTGTACCTGGGTTGAAAGAAATTTTGATGCTGCGGCAAGTTCACGCCCTCGAACACGCTACTGTTTGGGTTTTGAGCGAAACTAGAAATACTCAATCTGCCACAGTTAGACCAAGCAAAATTCAAGTTGATAATGAATTACTGGGTGGCTTATCTACAGACCAAGGATTTTACCTCTATGGTGAAGTGAATATCAGTGATTTGCGCCGAGCTGTTAACCTGGCTTTAC carries:
- a CDS encoding DUF6391 domain-containing protein, yielding MNTSTSFIDNSSPFNFFNFDLTTPQSTQDADLLKQLSFVPGLKEILMLRQVHALEHATVWVLSETRNTQSATVRPSKIQVDNELLGGLSTDQGFYLYGEVNISDLRRAVNLALHRLTHGEWDLAVHPRCGTNLSVAMLLTAGMAVGVTMMLPFRPIEQLIGLGLAATTAAEIAPDLGSIAQRYVTTAIPFNLAVENITISRDVWGRQGHFVKVNWRENHS